One stretch of Cololabis saira isolate AMF1-May2022 chromosome 15, fColSai1.1, whole genome shotgun sequence DNA includes these proteins:
- the LOC133461155 gene encoding 1-acylglycerol-3-phosphate O-acyltransferase ABHD5-like isoform X1, with protein MAEEIQPHTEQRSWISSWIPSWCPTSSSQLKDAEEKMLKTVKQPHSRRYIQVSDGNYLWTLAFSTQLPPPCSASPPQPPAPPRTPLVLLHGFGGGVALWAQNLDALSSSGPVYALDLLGFGRSSRPRFCTEAERAEEQFVAALEEWREAVGLGEMVLLGHNLGGYLSAAYALKYPDRVKRLLLVEPWGFPARPDNPEHNSIPVWIRAIGAVMSPFNPLAGLRLAGPLGPMLVQTIRSDFKKKYLSVFADNTVSDYIYHLNAQSPSGETAFKNMTIPYGWASRPMLERIGQVQANIPIAFVYGSRSSIDSVSGNAVKKTRPDVEIKVIRGAGHYVFADQPEDFNQAVLEILTRTERTLKEEPTEQ; from the exons ATGGCGGAGGAGATACAACCTCACACAGAGCAGAG ATCCTGGATATCAAGCTGGATTCCCTCTTGGTGCCCCACTTCTTCTTCTCAGCTCAAAGATGCGGAAGAAAAAATGCTCAAGA ctgtgaagcagcCTCACTCCAGGCGGTACATCCAGGTATCGGATGGGAACTATCTGTGGACGTTAGCTTTTTCCACGCAGCTCCCTCCTCCATGCTCCGCCTCTCCCCCACAGCCCCCTGCCCCACCCAGGACTCCTTTGGTTCTGCTGCATGGCTTTGGAGGAGGGGTTGCCCTTTGGGCCCAGAATCTAGATGCTCTCTCCAGCTCCGGACCCGTCTACGCTCTCGACTTGCTCGGCTTCGGCAGGAGCAGCCGTCCCCGGTTCTGCACAGAGGCCGAGAGGGCCGAGGAGCAGTTTGTGGCGGCCCTGGAGGAGTGGAGGGAGGCGGTGGGCCTTGGAGAGATGGTGCTGCTGGGGCACAACCTTGGAGGATATTTGTCTGCGGCCTACGCACTCAAGTACCCAGACAG GGTGAAGCGTCTGCTGCTGGTGGAGCCGTGGGGATTCCCAGCACGTCCAGACAACCCCGAACACAACTCCATCCCAGTGTGGATCCGAGCCATCGGGGCCGTCATGAGCCCCTTCAACCCTCTGGCTGGACTCAGGCTGGCCGGGCCCCTGg GTCCGATGCTGGTTCAGACCATCAGGtcagactttaaaaagaaatacttGTCGGTGTTTGCCGACAACACCGTCTCTGACTACATCTACCATCTGAACGCCCAGAGCCCCAG CGGCGAGACGGCCTTCAAGAACATGACCATTCCTTACGGCTGGGCCAGCAGACCCATGCTGGAGCGGATCGGACAAGTCCAGGCCAACATTCCCATCGCCTTCGTTTATGGATCTCGATCCAGCATTGACAGTGTCTCTGGAAATGCAGTCAAGAAAACCAGACCGGATGTAGAAATCAAA GTGATCAGAGGGGCTGGTCATTACGTGTTCGCTGATCAACCCGAAGACTTCAACCAAGCGGTCCTGGAGATTCTcaccaggacagagaggacactcAAAGAGGAGCCGACAGAGCAGTGA
- the LOC133461155 gene encoding 1-acylglycerol-3-phosphate O-acyltransferase ABHD5-like isoform X2 yields the protein MLKTVKQPHSRRYIQVSDGNYLWTLAFSTQLPPPCSASPPQPPAPPRTPLVLLHGFGGGVALWAQNLDALSSSGPVYALDLLGFGRSSRPRFCTEAERAEEQFVAALEEWREAVGLGEMVLLGHNLGGYLSAAYALKYPDRVKRLLLVEPWGFPARPDNPEHNSIPVWIRAIGAVMSPFNPLAGLRLAGPLGPMLVQTIRSDFKKKYLSVFADNTVSDYIYHLNAQSPSGETAFKNMTIPYGWASRPMLERIGQVQANIPIAFVYGSRSSIDSVSGNAVKKTRPDVEIKVIRGAGHYVFADQPEDFNQAVLEILTRTERTLKEEPTEQ from the exons ATGCTCAAGA ctgtgaagcagcCTCACTCCAGGCGGTACATCCAGGTATCGGATGGGAACTATCTGTGGACGTTAGCTTTTTCCACGCAGCTCCCTCCTCCATGCTCCGCCTCTCCCCCACAGCCCCCTGCCCCACCCAGGACTCCTTTGGTTCTGCTGCATGGCTTTGGAGGAGGGGTTGCCCTTTGGGCCCAGAATCTAGATGCTCTCTCCAGCTCCGGACCCGTCTACGCTCTCGACTTGCTCGGCTTCGGCAGGAGCAGCCGTCCCCGGTTCTGCACAGAGGCCGAGAGGGCCGAGGAGCAGTTTGTGGCGGCCCTGGAGGAGTGGAGGGAGGCGGTGGGCCTTGGAGAGATGGTGCTGCTGGGGCACAACCTTGGAGGATATTTGTCTGCGGCCTACGCACTCAAGTACCCAGACAG GGTGAAGCGTCTGCTGCTGGTGGAGCCGTGGGGATTCCCAGCACGTCCAGACAACCCCGAACACAACTCCATCCCAGTGTGGATCCGAGCCATCGGGGCCGTCATGAGCCCCTTCAACCCTCTGGCTGGACTCAGGCTGGCCGGGCCCCTGg GTCCGATGCTGGTTCAGACCATCAGGtcagactttaaaaagaaatacttGTCGGTGTTTGCCGACAACACCGTCTCTGACTACATCTACCATCTGAACGCCCAGAGCCCCAG CGGCGAGACGGCCTTCAAGAACATGACCATTCCTTACGGCTGGGCCAGCAGACCCATGCTGGAGCGGATCGGACAAGTCCAGGCCAACATTCCCATCGCCTTCGTTTATGGATCTCGATCCAGCATTGACAGTGTCTCTGGAAATGCAGTCAAGAAAACCAGACCGGATGTAGAAATCAAA GTGATCAGAGGGGCTGGTCATTACGTGTTCGCTGATCAACCCGAAGACTTCAACCAAGCGGTCCTGGAGATTCTcaccaggacagagaggacactcAAAGAGGAGCCGACAGAGCAGTGA